A region of Betaproteobacteria bacterium DNA encodes the following proteins:
- a CDS encoding Crp/Fnr family transcriptional regulator, whose amino-acid sequence MPDAHTELLQQMAIFGGIRTDILLFLLERANVVRVDADAYFFREGDFAQSMFVLETGRAAVLKLWRGEQHPLRTIEAGDCFGEMALMDMKSRSASVLAIEACAAIELSAGCLFELYERDLEQFALIQMNMGREVSRRLRETDDRLFASTMGSPCVDASHLLRAI is encoded by the coding sequence ATGCCTGACGCGCACACCGAACTCCTGCAGCAAATGGCGATATTCGGCGGCATCCGCACCGATATCCTCCTCTTTCTGCTGGAGAGGGCGAATGTGGTTCGCGTTGACGCGGACGCGTACTTCTTCCGCGAGGGGGACTTCGCGCAGTCCATGTTCGTGCTGGAGACCGGGCGCGCTGCAGTACTCAAGCTCTGGCGTGGCGAGCAGCACCCGCTGCGCACCATCGAAGCCGGCGACTGCTTCGGCGAGATGGCGCTGATGGACATGAAATCGCGTAGTGCCTCTGTCCTTGCGATCGAGGCATGCGCGGCCATCGAGCTTTCCGCGGGTTGTCTTTTCGAACTCTACGAACGGGACCTGGAGCAGTTCGCGCTGATTCAGATGAACATGGGACGCGAGGTAAGCCGCCGGCTGCGCGAAACCGACGACCGCCTCTTCGCGTCGACGATGGGCTCGCCCTGCGTGGACGCGAGCCATCTGCTGCGCGCGATCTGA
- a CDS encoding Crp/Fnr family transcriptional regulator, translated as MAAPPLTLPLFEGLSATELRELLEYAAHRSVPRNTIIVAEGDETDAVFFVLAGRVKIFLSDADGKEIIINIQGPGEYFGEMSLEPGGRSASVMTLEPSRIAALKMTDFRAFLLRHAEFQQELVRKLIRRVRALTRHVHDLALLDVYGRVARALEGLALEDNGRQIVPQVLSQQAIANLVGASREMVSRILKELRAGGYIGLEARRIVILRKLPAAW; from the coding sequence ATGGCTGCCCCACCCCTGACACTGCCCCTTTTCGAAGGTCTCTCCGCGACGGAGCTTCGCGAACTGCTGGAATACGCAGCGCACCGCAGCGTACCCCGGAATACGATCATCGTCGCCGAAGGCGATGAAACGGACGCGGTGTTCTTCGTTCTCGCCGGACGGGTCAAGATCTTCCTGAGCGACGCCGATGGCAAGGAAATCATCATCAATATCCAGGGCCCCGGCGAGTACTTCGGCGAGATGTCCCTCGAACCCGGCGGACGTTCGGCGTCGGTGATGACGCTGGAACCTTCCCGCATCGCCGCGCTGAAGATGACGGACTTTCGTGCGTTCCTGCTCCGGCATGCCGAGTTCCAGCAGGAACTCGTGCGCAAGCTGATTCGCCGCGTTCGCGCCCTCACCCGGCACGTTCACGATCTGGCGCTGCTCGACGTCTATGGCCGTGTCGCGCGCGCGCTCGAAGGCCTCGCGCTCGAGGACAATGGCCGCCAGATCGTGCCGCAGGTCCTCTCGCAGCAGGCCATTGCGAATCTCGTCGGCGCCTCGCGGGAGATGGTCTCGCGCATCCTCAAGGAGCTGCGCGCCGGCGGCTACATCGGCCTGGAGGCGCGGCGCATCGTCATCCTGCGCAAGCTTCCCGCGGCCTGGTAG